The following proteins come from a genomic window of Hymenobacter canadensis:
- a CDS encoding alpha/beta hydrolase produces the protein MILLLAGTLGPQHSGAQQPAAPRDTSFTTYSAYTKAKVQHPYISIARPPVPATIRSQMNLTYCTEGGRALQLDVFYPHGKRRQRFPGVLIVHGGGWRSGDRSQHVPLAQQLAAQGFVAVTAEYRLSPEAPYPAAVQDLKTALRWLRAHARPYSLDTSRVAVWGFSAGGQLAALVGTTNGDPLYEAGSCFRSRSSSVQAIVDVDGILAFLHPESGEGDDSRNLSAATQWFGSNKLTRPELWRQGSALSHLSPATPPMLFINSGVARMHAGRDDMMRQLMGLHIYTELHYFPEAPHPFPLFHPWFTPTLDYTVGFLNKVFPQP, from the coding sequence TTGATACTGCTGCTGGCCGGAACTCTGGGGCCGCAGCACTCCGGGGCCCAGCAGCCGGCAGCCCCGCGCGACACCTCGTTCACCACTTACAGCGCCTACACCAAGGCCAAAGTGCAGCACCCCTACATCAGCATAGCCCGGCCGCCGGTGCCAGCCACCATCCGGAGCCAGATGAACCTCACGTACTGCACCGAAGGCGGGCGGGCACTGCAGCTGGACGTGTTCTACCCGCACGGCAAACGGCGCCAACGGTTTCCGGGCGTGCTCATCGTGCATGGCGGCGGCTGGCGCTCCGGCGACCGGAGCCAGCACGTGCCCCTGGCCCAGCAGCTGGCGGCGCAGGGCTTTGTGGCCGTCACGGCCGAGTACCGCCTGAGTCCGGAAGCGCCCTACCCGGCCGCCGTGCAGGACTTGAAAACCGCGCTGCGGTGGCTGCGCGCCCACGCCCGCCCATACAGCCTCGACACGAGCCGCGTGGCCGTGTGGGGCTTCTCGGCGGGCGGCCAACTGGCGGCCCTGGTAGGCACCACCAACGGCGACCCGCTCTACGAAGCCGGCTCCTGCTTCCGGAGCCGCTCCAGCAGCGTGCAGGCCATTGTGGATGTGGACGGAATCCTGGCGTTCCTGCACCCGGAATCGGGCGAGGGCGACGACAGCCGGAACCTCTCGGCCGCTACGCAGTGGTTTGGCAGCAACAAGCTCACCCGCCCCGAGCTGTGGCGGCAGGGCTCGGCCCTCAGCCACCTCAGCCCCGCCACCCCACCCATGCTGTTCATCAACAGCGGCGTGGCCCGCATGCACGCCGGCCGCGACGACATGATGCGCCAGCTCATGGGGCTGCACATCTACACCGAGCTGCACTATTTCCCGGAAGCGCCGCACCCGTTT